AATAGGGCCGCTGACAGAGAAAGAGAGAGAGCATTTTACTCTTACCGTCATCAGCATGCTGCGGCTGGGTGCAGTGAAATTCCTTTACGGATGCCGGGGACTGACCCTGGATTATGTGGCAAGGGAGCCGTTCTGGAGCCGCGGAATTAATTTTGACCATGGTACCGGTCATGGAGTAGGATATCTCCTAAATGTCCATGAGCGTCCCAATGGAATCCGGTGGCGCATGGTACCGGAGCGTCAGGACAATGGTATCCTGGAGGAAGGCATGATTACTTCCGATGAGCCTGGAGTATATATAGAGGGCAGCCACGGCGTCCGTACGGAGAACCTGATTGTTTGCAGGAAGGCTGAAAAGAATGAATATGGGCAATTTATGGAATTTGAATTCCTGACCATGGTTCCCATTGATCTGGAAGCCATTGATAAATCCATTATGACGGAAAATGACGTGAAGCTGTTAAATGATTATCACAAAGCCGTTTATGAAGCCCTTTCCCCGTATTTTACAGGAGAGGAAGCATTGTGGCTGAAAGAGAATACAAGAGCTATTTAGCTGATAAAACAAGGCAGAACCGTAGATTACGGTTCTGTCTGTTTTTGAATGTCCGCATTTGCTTTGAGCCGCAGTAAAATGGGGAAAACTGCTTCCAAATCTTCTTTGCTCAAGTCTTTCATCAAAGCAGTGGCTTCCCTTAGAAGAGGCTGTTCTTTTTTTTCAGTTTTAAAAAATTCTATGGGAGTAATTTCAAGATAATCGCAGATTTCAAAAAATTGTTTCATAGATGGCATGGAACGTCCTGAAGAAATTCCCTGGATATAGCTTTTGTTTTTTCCCAGATCCAGGCTCATTTGATATTCGGAGATATCTTTTTTCAGACGAAGCTCCGTGATCCTATTCCTGACAAACTGTTCATCCAACATTATCACCTCTAAGTTATCATAAAGGATATTGTATGCAAATGCTACGTATTATATGCGTAATAATGGCTTAAAAATTGGTTGCATATACGGATGAAAAGCGTTATCATATACCATATACGAATGGAAAAGAAGCGGAATGAATGATTCCAGCAGGTACAGGGGGAAGGATCATGACAGGAAATTCAGGAAGGCAGTTCGAGAGGTGGAATTCAGTAAACGAGCATGAGTTCTTCCGTTTTAGTGAGACGGAGCAAATGTACAGAAACATAAATCTTTTTAAAGATACGGTTTTATTTGAATATTCTTATATAGATAGGAGGCTATATCTGTCACCAAATGCCAAAGGACAGATAGATCTGCTGGCTTTTGAACGAATTCTAAATAAACATAGGGACAATGCACCCCAAGACGGGGAGATCCGTTCCTTTGATTTTTGCCTGGGGAAAACGGGAGAACCATATCACTGGTGCAGCTGTAAACTTACCGCACAATGGGAAGACCGGACGGAAGATCCTGTTAAGCTTATAGGAAAGCTTCAGGATATTACCGGGCTGAAGGCAAGGGAAGAGCAACTTTTGCTCCAGTCCCTAAAAGATGGACTTACCGGTTTATACAACAAAATGGCCTTTAAATACCGGGTAGAGGAGAAATTAAAGGGCGGCGGATCGGGCTGGTTCTGCATGATCGATATCGATAATTTCAAGGAAATCAATGACTGCTTCGGCCATCTGACCGGTGATAGGATTTTAATGCAGGTAGGCGGAATGCTCTGCGATATTTACCCGGAACCGGATCTGGTGGGAAGGGCAGGCGGAGATGAATTTGTTGTTTTTACAACGGAAGAAAATGTCCGGGAAAGAGCGGATAATCTGCTGGATCGGGTAGAAAGGATTATACCGGAAGAAAAATGGCATATTTCTGTCAGCATTGGAATAGCACCCAGCACTGGAGAGCGGGGAGAGGATTATCAAAAGCTATTTTCCAAAGCAGACCGGGCTATGTATAAAGCAAAACAGGGTGGAAAAAACCGGATTGCTTTTTTTGGTGATGGTTGATGGGAGGTGGAATGTGGCGGGGGAGTATAGAGGATGGAATATGTAATGGGGCAGGAGGTGTGTATCCTGTCCCATTTTGTTTCTTATTTTTTAATTTTTTATTTTTACTATCTGGCAGATGCCTGTGGATAAACAGGGATCATTTCTGTTCGGAGGGTAAATCTACCAGAGTGTATTCACATTGGATTGCCGGGAGAAACTTGTCCAGTAGGTCCGCGGTTTTAAATTTTAAGCTGGAGGTATTGATACAAGGGTGGCAGGCAAAGAATTCGTGGGTCAGTACATCTTTATCGATCAACAGCCTGACACGGCGGTTTTTATCGTTCATAAGCCCCAGCACCGAAACAGAGCCAGGGGTGATGTCCAGAAATTCGATCATGAATTCCGGTTCAGCAAAAGAGAGTCTGGCTGAACCGATTTGCTTGGAAAGGACAGAGGTACGGAACTTCTTTTCGCCTGGCAGCAGAAGAAGATAGAAATCTGTTTTCTGGGCATTGCGGAGAAACAGATTCTTGCAGATTTCTATTTTTAACAGCGCATCAACCTCCTGGCAGGCTTCTATGGTGGGAAGCGGGGAGTGATCCACCCGCTGATAGGATATGTTGAGTTTATCCAGCAATTCATAGGTGCGGATTTCCTTGGGAAGACGCCCTGTTAGATCATTGGGGCACCCGTCATAAAGGGTTTTATCCAGGTAAAAGGTATCGTTTGTATGAATCATTTGTTACACTTCCTTTTGTCTTTTTATGATTTATTATATCTGAGGGAGGAAAAATTACAAGTATTTTTTAAGATGTGGAAGGATTTTAGTGGTCTTGTAGGTAGAGATGTATTATAATAGCTGTGAAGAAAAAAGGAAGTAAAAAACCCGGCGGAAAGGTAGGAATGGAAGTGTTTTATGAGGCGGCCGGGGTTTTATTATGTAAAGGGGTAGGAATAGAAAGAGATTAAAGATTTGAAAGAGACTAATAATAGGAAGAGACTAAATGTAGGAAGGATAGATTGCATATATGATAGATAACAGGTTGAAAAAAGAGAGATTCAGAAAAGATAGAATGGTAAAAGATAGTGATAACGCGAAAATAGAAGAGAAAAAGGGAAGGGAAGGTGGCAGGAATAGCAGTAAAAGCGATAATAGGAATGGCAGTAAGAACGGCAGTAGGAATGGGAACAGGAACGACAGCAGCATTGGTAGTAGGAATGGAAACAGGAACGATAGCAGCATTGGTAGTAGGAATGGGAACAGGAACGATAGCAGCATTGGTAGTAGGAATGGTGATAGGAACGACAGCAGCATTGGCAATAAGACTGGCAGCAGGAATACCAGCAAGACCGGCAGCAGGAACGGGCAGAGTGGAAATATGCTTAATAAGGCAAGCAGGGGAGAAAGAAATTCCTCTTCAAAATGTCCAGTATCCCGTAATTGCGGAGGCTGTCAGCTTTTGTACATGCCTTATGAAAAACAGCTGGA
The nucleotide sequence above comes from Lacrimispora sp. BS-2. Encoded proteins:
- a CDS encoding helix-turn-helix transcriptional regulator, translating into MDEQFVRNRITELRLKKDISEYQMSLDLGKNKSYIQGISSGRSMPSMKQFFEICDYLEITPIEFFKTEKKEQPLLREATALMKDLSKEDLEAVFPILLRLKANADIQKQTEP
- a CDS encoding GGDEF domain-containing protein — its product is MTGNSGRQFERWNSVNEHEFFRFSETEQMYRNINLFKDTVLFEYSYIDRRLYLSPNAKGQIDLLAFERILNKHRDNAPQDGEIRSFDFCLGKTGEPYHWCSCKLTAQWEDRTEDPVKLIGKLQDITGLKAREEQLLLQSLKDGLTGLYNKMAFKYRVEEKLKGGGSGWFCMIDIDNFKEINDCFGHLTGDRILMQVGGMLCDIYPEPDLVGRAGGDEFVVFTTEENVRERADNLLDRVERIIPEEKWHISVSIGIAPSTGERGEDYQKLFSKADRAMYKAKQGGKNRIAFFGDG
- a CDS encoding prolyl-tRNA synthetase associated domain-containing protein, with translation MIHTNDTFYLDKTLYDGCPNDLTGRLPKEIRTYELLDKLNISYQRVDHSPLPTIEACQEVDALLKIEICKNLFLRNAQKTDFYLLLLPGEKKFRTSVLSKQIGSARLSFAEPEFMIEFLDITPGSVSVLGLMNDKNRRVRLLIDKDVLTHEFFACHPCINTSSLKFKTADLLDKFLPAIQCEYTLVDLPSEQK